TAATGGGAAAATCGGTTATATTGTTTCTAAAAGTTTATTATCGTCACTAAATAAAAAGCAAatgttaaaattataaacctATAAAATTTAAGTAAACTACATGAAAGGAATTTCATATAGattcttttataaattaaaattagttttatattatccaaGTTTTAAAAAGATACatctaaaattatttaataaagcaTATTTGTGtataaataaagttattacatattataaaatggctttataatatatatatatatatatattaattatattataaatacaaactacgtataatttatttagaaaaataCTAGTGCTATCCTATTCTATAAATAAgtaatttgttttatattattagatatgatattaaaaaatgaaacatccaatatggaataataacatatataaatatttgacattcaaataataaaataaattaaaatatcttttaacagttatagtaataatatatttataattctttatatatttatattaacataAGTTTTGAAACTTCTTTATTAAAAAGGTagagaatatatatttattttcatgtgTAAAcctataatataaatatattattatatgaaacaaatttaatctattttttttatgacatTCCATGAATTTGTGCATTATAGTTATTCaagatattatttaaaaaatttatattacgtgtaaaatgtattatatatagatataaaaatattaaacaaaTAACCGCTTAAGGAAATTTAGTGATtgtcataaataaaaattaaatacctttttaatactattattataacatGTTAATTTAGTATTAAAACTAATAGAATatctttaaatatatatatattaattatatagaaGACCATTAACCGGAcaacttattttattacaataCATTCCTTATGTACAAAATAGTATTATGACAACTTTTTTAcagattaaaaataaaatccagCATAATGACGCGCAATGTGgtatacacattttttaataaaatgaattttattttattatttttgcatTGTTTATAAGTTAACTTaaatttcataatatttcattaatttttataatattttcttagTGTGATGCATTTAAAGAAGTTGAGGAATATTTGCCTGATAATTTTCTTTTCGAGAAGGATCATGACTCtaatcaaaaatataatacttattgTCAAAATAACAAGAAAAAAGAGAAAGGAGAATGTCAAACTATCGCTCAAGCAGTTAACGGTACTACTTTATTATTACTTAATAACTTATTCaatggaaaatattataaagaatctgaaaatgaaaataacgaATATATCACGTATATTATGCTATGGTTaagtaataaaatgaaactaattaaaaaagggaGCTACGGAAGCGTGGGAGATTTTTATGTCACATTTATAGACGATAATACACGttataacaaatatattaataatatcaatagtaaaaaaaagataatgagaattaaaattaatgaaatgCGTAAACTTTATGAGTTACTTAATGAGCTGTGTAATGCAATTACTAAACATACCACCGATCCTTTAAATTGCTccaatttttcaaaatttgttAATGATTGGATAAAACTATACATACAacttgttttaaaaaaaaaaaaattttttgaaGATGAATATTATTGTAATGTATTGGTGACTTTAAAAAATGCTTATgagaaatttaaaaaagataatGATACCAAAAAAAATTTTCCAGAAATTATAGagatagaaaaaataaaaacttgTGAGGAATTAGGTAAAGAAGCAACAAGTTCATCGAAAGTTCTAAAAGTGGAGTTCAATGAAGTGAAGACACAAAATGATTTAGAGAAAGGCAAAGATACCTCGAGACATATAGATTTTAAAAATGCATTTGAAATTTATAGTTCATTTTTTAGTATTATGTTTACTAATATTAGAGATAACTTATATGAAAATGTATTTCCAAcgttaaaaaatttttacggtagattaaaaaattatgctGATATCACGATTAGTTATATGAATGAACaacttaaaaaaacaatagaAACTCCTATATTAGATAATTGTATGCCTGAGAAAAAAGAAACAGGAGGTGAACCATCATCATCTCAAGAAAATCCATCTGACTCATCTGATCCATCTGAACCGTCATCACTATCAGGTCCTAAGGAACAAATTGCCACATCGCAATTATCTATGGGCACATCTGAAAAAGGAAATTTGGATCAAAGGGATCAAGGAAGCTCTCAAAACCCAGTGTCAAGACAAGTGACGAAACCAGAAAATGCAGTATCCGAAGTAGCAGGAGGTGGAACAACAGAAATAGGTGATAATCCACTCAACGTATACAAGAAAATGGGAATTTCAATTCTAATTCTTTTAATACCCATTGCTTTAGTTATTATGTACAaggtaaataaaaagaaaattgtgaagtatacaatttttaaaatatttcctcactataaaatattatatatttttcataattttatgttAGTATTTGCCATTTGGATGGAGAAAGAAAtcgaagaaaaaaaaaaagatgaaaaaggCTATAAATATGTTTGGTACAAATGAAACGACAGAAAGTGTTATAAACCCAACTGAtcgaaaaaaacaaatgcaaataattataaatttatctaCTCAAAACAAACAGGGTAAAAAGTTTATAAATTCATCTACTCCAAAAAAACAGGATAAACAGTTTATAAATTCATCTACTCCAAAAAAACAGGATAAAAAGCTTACCAATTCATGCACTCCAAAAAAACAGGATaaacaatttataaattcatccACTCCAAAAAAACAGAATAAACAATTTATAAGTTCATCTACTCAAAAAAAACATGATAAAAAGTTTATAAATTCATCTACTCAAAAAAAACAGGATAAAAAGTTTATAGATTTATCTACTCAAAAAAAACAGGATAAAAAGTTTATAGATTTATCTACTCAAAAAAAACAGGctaaacattttataaattccaTTTATTGGGAAAAATAtccattattaaatatatataaacttatGAAGGCCGATCCTGtaccatttattattttatttttgttatttattttttatgtttataaaagaaaaggtGATTCTttagaataataaatataattaatagtTTTGGGTTCAGATTCTTTGGATCGACCTTAAAATTCAATAtaagtattaaaaataataattaaactgcatattaatataagTAATTTGGCTTATATagacaattaaaaaatatattttgtgtaacgttataatataaatatatgtattttattaatatatataaaacagtATTGTATGACTGATTCATTTGATTTCAATTATAACTTCCTTTTCTATAActctaaaaatatattagtttataaaattatttagtaACGAAAAAATCATAGGTTTCTTggcattttatattagtattcattatttgaaaataactattttttaattaaaattttgagttttataagaaaaatgaaagcaatagaaacaataaataaatgccATTCATGAGAATACATcgttttattaacataaatcTTCTAATATTACGGTtctgaaaaatatatatgaaatatatgtttatatataaagcTTTTCCAATAATGCTTTTAGGAAACCGTAACTATGTCTTTCAatctaagaaaaaaaaaataaatggatgaatatataaaatgtttaattttttgcaaattatattatacattataaatatgcacatttatttaaaacaatattttttaacaattgttgaaataaattattatattattaaaatttgtatatcgCTTACAGAGCCAACATAGATGATATGAATATATCTGTCTCTTTTTTCAATGAGATATCCAATTAAATTAGCAaacgttttttttaattttccttttctaATATCTTCTTCAGAATCAATGTCAATTTTGAATAAATTTGCGCTTTTTACAATTTcgtttttatattctttattgGAAGGGTTGTGctcatttatatttgctgAACTCATGACTACTATAGTTTTGTTTTCTGAtatctacaaaattaataaaagtgtatttgaataatacgaaaaatatgatttataaCGAAATAGAAAAGGAAAGTTTTCCTTACTTCAACCTTTGTAGCtaaagcataaaaatatcTTTGACGGCGTccgaatttttttttgtaacgTTGTTGTATCATTACTAGATTTGGATTGTACACACGGGtaactttaaaaaaaaataataattttgcattatgtaaattaaaatattataagtttGAAGACATGGGAAACAATAAATAGTATCATATAACaatgacaataataaatCACGAAATATCgaataaatagtaacaataatatgttGATGTGactaattatttatgttttgtatACTTTTAACAAAGTCagtattgaaaaaaatggcaTAATCGGGATCCCATAACATGTTTATTACTTCATTATACTAATGGAAACAAAgagaaatatatgtatataaattataataattatttaattttaatttggtATACAACTTTAATATTGTTTGTTAATTTATACATCATCGGGATCATCAActttaaaatgaattttttcaatatttatatagtcTTGGTGttttttgttataaaaaGGCATACTACTATTAGGattgttattaaaaaattcataacCATCCATACTTATAGCATGATATTCTAATTGTGATACAGCTTCGTTCACAACTTCACCTGCTTGTATAATTTCTTCTGAATTGGTACATAATAAGTgcttgtttttttcatatatttcttctGGACTATCATTGATCAAAATGGACATTTTTTATGCGTACAAAAgttattgtatttatattataacattgtTGTACTGgcgtatatttaatattttcataacgaaatatgtaatatatatatattgttgtaTTGTCTTACGTAAGATAATGATATGTTGATTCGGGTGTTGCATCTTCTCCTGGACCAAGTTCAATTGCAAGGGTTTtattgttcatatatatgGAGATGGTTAAAAGAAACAAaacaatttgaatataaaacttaTTCATTTTGGAACtttacaaacaaaatattaaaatatatattagcaTTTTTTTAGTTAAAAGTTAACAACTTGAAAATCTGGACaagtataattaaaattgaagCTAATGATTTTCTCCAATAAAGTACAAaaacaatttatttaaacggtaatatgcatatttttatcatatttataagtttaatatattttttatttaattaattcaaTTACAAAACGACATCAATAACAGAAGTTTTCAtcaataatgaatataaaaaatatcattaatattataatgtctaaaaataaataattttagttatactatatatatgatatttttaatatataacattatgAATACgctagttttatatttttataattgacTAAACtcaaattaaaatttataagaCATCCCGTTACGTATGGAATTACATATATActtacatttatatataatagaaaaaaacaatgCTGTTTTTATCTGATAGAAAATCaatcatttaaaataaaaatataaaagtaagaaaataatataaaaatatatatttttttccatttgcTTTACAAAATTTCTTTGATAATGGatagttttttatataaaacatatctattatatttttaaatattaaaataattaatttaatctGAGAAGTGcagttaattttataaaaattatttattggtaGTAATATTGACGCccatgtttttttataaatgaatacaaattataattatattcatttgaaacaattgtctacattataatataccttcatgTTAAtgggtatatttttattgctaATTAAACATCttatcaatatataatagatagtcataaaatatagattcatataatatagaCAGAGAATCGATATCACAATGTTGTCTATAAAAGatgttttatgcatctaacatttttagtaatacataaaaattacattatatatatatatgtatactatccttttaattttcgattatatatagtaccATTTTATcctaatgttttaaattcaaattataaaaattgttctatatacattaatttatttattataaaggtataatattagattaatcattattaatttttaaactttatagttttgaggtataaataaattatattttaaaattgctaaaagaaaaaaataagtatattaataaatttcatatcatattttgttctaacaatttttctaataattataaataatatgatagataggATGTCGTTATtgttctaatatatatataatattgtatccATGACTAAGACTGAAATAAGTTAAATTTGGGAagtatatacaattatatattaatgcaaaatatacagaaaaagcatgtaataattaatttgaactaataatatttttattaggttattgtatatataaaaactctaaatttataatttaaatatattgttattgcgaaataatatatattttaaaatattttatttaaaaactatGAAACTATGAAATATTGTACATTGATTTAAAGGATTTTTATTGAGTGCACTAATTGTTTCGTTGTACTATACAATGATATACAAACAACAtcataatagtaataacaatagatcaagtattaaatacgaaaaaatcattaaattaatatgatTCAAATACGTTAATATATACTATTAAACTTGTAATaagattaaaattatatgcacaaaaaatcaaatgaaatgttataattttggCTTGgtgtttttttaatgttgcaatattagaattaacgCTACCatgcaaaataatattaataattctatagtttttcatcatagaactaaatatagtttattataaaatataaaagcaaactatatatttataaaataattataagttatttttaatgtatacatgagttgaaaattttaatggtaaaaaatataaaacataattaaaCTATGTAGGATAGGTAAATCTTATATGACAACAGTTTTATCTTAAAAAACACGCTTATCTGATCTCTCCTatttaaaatgtaaatataacaatCTAATTAtgcatagttttctattatactttaaaattagcatcaatagttatttatattttatatatttaatatttactaattattattttaaaactaTTTACGTTCAAAGGCTTATTTAAACTTATAAATAGTTTAATAAAACGGGTTtagtgctaattgttgttttaacaGTGGACATGGTACGCAAAATTGGTTGTAAAATTATCCAATAAAGTATAAttctaaattgaagtatatagtaataaaaataaagttgtcggactcattaaaatggattatggatttatctatattaaataaaaatactattaaaattatgtaatttgGATAGAACATGTAGCagcttaatttgaaaatactataattttaataaaacagtgatatataatattagaaacaagtatataaaaatttaatatattttaaaaaatgaaaatttatatatttttaaggatTTTAATAACaactttcttaattttttgatttatacagtatttaagttttaggaCGTTGTTtatgttctatattaaagcatatgtttatgtatatattttttaaattcattataaaattccttaatattttataataaaattgattatgtataatattattagtaatattgattttatgcataaattgtattatatatacatatggttaaatatgtattaaatcAACCATAATTTAAGACAATTTagtaaatgataataaaagtaaatataacattgctctattaatattattgtattattattccatattaattttaaattattattaaaattttcaatgGGTTTAATACTATAAATGTGATATAGGAGAATCATTTACaggatatatattttatataaaaacaatatgatgTCAATCTACATATAAAGAACAAAATTTCATTACAATGGACGACGAAACAGTGGTAAGTAATTTTATTGTGTTTGATTTGTCTAcaaataacattaaattttattcaaCAAATTTTGTAtgaatacatatttttattaatttatatataattttcttagTGTGAGTTATTTCTTGAAGCTGATAAAATTTTGAGTGGTAGTACTGGGAtacaaacaaaaattaacaaCTCGCCAGAATATCGTGAATATTGCCCCAATAATAAACCATGCTCAAATAGGGCTGAAAGTATTGGTGCCTTGAGCATGTATTTGTTTACAAATTTTTACAATCAAGAAAGCGGTTATTATGAACATTTTATGATGTGGTTAgctcataatttatttaagatagctaaaaacagaaaaaatgCCGACGTCAATAAAATTACTTTAAGTTCGgcttatgaaaaatatttagagACATCTATGGGGAATTTTAGACAATGGGATATTTTAAATGATGTAAGAGGTGTGAAAGATACTAATCTTAGGTATATGAATGAATTGTATACGTTACTTAAacatatatgcaatataatttcatattataataataataatgaaaaacatAAGAAAATTTATACGTATTCTGTCAAGTGTCTTAatcaatatagaaaaatttaCAAGGCCTTTTCTAAACATGATTCACAGCTACATCTATTggacaaattaaaaaaaatatatgacgACTTTAGAACTTTGGCTATTGAGAATGATactgataaaaaaaataagatagAAAAACGTCTTCTAGAACTTACAAAAATGAATGAAAAAGATTCACATTCTACGGACAATTTAAACATATTTGACTTCGATGATCCAAATGATCAATTGGAAGATGAGGATATATCCGAAATTCCGGAGG
Above is a window of Plasmodium yoelii strain 17X genome assembly, chromosome: 9 DNA encoding:
- a CDS encoding PIR protein: MTRNVCDAFKEVEEYLPDNFLFEKDHDSNQKYNTYCQNNKKKEKGECQTIAQAVNGTTLLLLNNLFNGKYYKESENENNEYITYIMLWLSNKMKLIKKGSYGSVGDFYVTFIDDNTRYNKYINNINSKKKIMRIKINEMRKLYELLNELCNAITKHTTDPLNCSNFSKFVNDWIKLYIQLVLKKKKFFEDEYYCNVLVTLKNAYEKFKKDNDTKKNFPEIIEIEKIKTCEELGKEATSSSKVLKVEFNEVKTQNDLEKGKDTSRHIDFKNAFEIYSSFFSIMFTNIRDNLYENVFPTLKNFYGRLKNYADITISYMNEQLKKTIETPILDNCMPEKKETGGEPSSSQENPSDSSDPSEPSSLSGPKEQIATSQLSMGTSEKGNLDQRDQGSSQNPVSRQVTKPENAVSEVAGGGTTEIGDNPLNVYKKMGISILILLIPIALVIMYKYLPFGWRKKSKKKKKMKKAINMFGTNETTESVINPTDRKKQMQIIINLSTQNKQGKKFINSSTPKKQDKQFINSSTPKKQDKKLTNSCTPKKQDKQFINSSTPKKQNKQFISSSTQKKHDKKFINSSTQKKQDKKFIDLSTQKKQDKKFIDLSTQKKQAKHFINSIYWEKYPLLNIYKLMKADPVPFIILFLLFIFYVYKRKGDSLE